CAGTATCTTAATAAAGCAAAGATTTATCCTGGTGTTGTTTATATAATTTCTACTAAAACAAGGCCGGGTTTAATTGAACAAACTGGCGGATTAAGGAAGTTTATTTTTGGCAATAGAAAAAACACCGAGAATTTCGAACTAAAAGAAATAGAACAGATTTTTAAAAACGCTGGCGTTGATACAGTTCTTTCTGGAGAGATAGAATTAGAGCTGTGGAGGAAATTCCTATTTATTCTCCCGTTTTCAGGAATGACAGCGATCTGCCGGAGTCCGATTGGCAAAGTTTTAGCTGATCCGATTACCAATAATCTTTATCAAAAGTGTTTAAACGAAGCTTTATCAGTGGCTAAGGTAAAAGGGGTTAAGTTGGAGCCGGGCTCTTTTGAGAGAATAATGGATATTTCAAAAACTACTGACCCAAATTCAAAATCTTCCCTATTAGTGGATATTGAAAAAGGACGAAAAACTGAGATTGAAACTTTGAATGGTTCATTGGTAAAATTAGCACAGGAGCTGGATATAGAGACGCCGATAAATGAGTTGATTTATGGCGCGATTAAATTATGGGCTTCTGCTTTTTCTTAAATCTAAAATCTGATTTATGATTGAAATTATTCCCTCAATTAACAAATCAACCTGGCCGGAAGTTGAACAAGACATTAAAAAAGCCGAGTCTTTTGCTGACTGGATTGAGTTGGATATCGGCGATGGCAGTTTGGGCCAGGCGAAAACTTGGGACAATCCAGAAGATTTAAAAAGCCTGAAGCTGCTCCGGCCAATTCGGTTTGCCGCTCATTTAATGATAAAAAATCCGGACAAGGTAATTGAAAATTGGATTGGTGCCGGTATTCGGAGAATCATTGTTCAGTACGAAGGGATTGCCGGCGGGCTTTGGGGCAGAAAAAGAAAAAAAACGATTAAACAAATAGCAGACGAGTGCAAAAATAATTGGGTTGAGTTTGGTATTTCAATTTCACCCAAAACTTCAGTGGCAAAATTGCGGCCATTTTTGGGCTCGGTTGATTTGGTTCAGATTTTAGCTGTGCCGATAGGCTTGAGCGGTTATGGGTTTGACGAAAAACAGCTAAGGAAAGCTGAAGAGTTAAGAATTTGGCAAGATCAAATCTTCGGCGAAACCGGATTTGGCTATAAAATTGAGTGGGATGGCGGGGTTGATATTGAAACGGTTAAGAAAATAAAAGCGGCCGGCGCCGAGATTATCGCTTCTACCTCTTTTGTTTTTGGCGCGGCTGAACCGGCTCAAGCAGTTGAGGCGTTGGTAAAAGTGATTAGAGAATAAGCTATGGGGATCAAAGAGCTGGAAAATTTGGCGATTCAGGTTAGAGAAGAGATAATCAAATCTTTAGTTGATGTTGGCTCCGGCCATCCGGCCGGCGCTTTGGGCATTACCGATGTTTTAGTGGCGCTTTATTTCAATGTTTTAAAACACGACCCGAAAAATCCTTTTTGGGAAGATAGAGACAGGATGGTGGTTTCTAACGGCCATATCTGTCCGGGATTGTATGCAGTAATGGCTTATGCTGGTTATTTTCCTAAAGAGGAGCTTTATTCTTTAAGAAATCTGGGCTCTCGTTTACAAGGCCATCCGCACCGGGAATCTTTGCCCGGATTAGAAACCACTTCTGGGCCTTTGGGTTCGGGTTTGTCCCAAGCGATTGGCATGGCTTTAGCCGGCAAGTTAGACAATAAAAAATACGATGTTTTCTGTTTATGTTCTGATGGTGAGATTCAAGAGGGTAATCATTGGGAGGCAGTGATGTTTGCCGCCAAGCACAAGCTTAATAACCTAACCATGATTATTGACCGGAATAATATCCAGATTGACGGTTTTACTGAACAGGTTATGCCCCTAGAGCCGTTAAAAGAGAAATACGAAGCGTTTAATTGGCATGTTTTGGAGATTGATGGCCATAATTATCAGCAGATTATTGACGCCTGTAATGAAGCCAAGGCAATTTTTGAGAAACCGGTGGTGATTATTGCCCACACGATTCCGGGCAAAGGAATTGATTTTATGGAGTTTGATTTTGAGTTCCACGGCAAAACGCCGAGCCCGGGCGAAACAGTTGAGGCGCTAAGAGAATTGAGGACTTTACAGGGGAAGTTGGAAGAAGATTAATGTGCCAGC
This genomic window from Patescibacteria group bacterium contains:
- a CDS encoding transketolase, giving the protein MGIKELENLAIQVREEIIKSLVDVGSGHPAGALGITDVLVALYFNVLKHDPKNPFWEDRDRMVVSNGHICPGLYAVMAYAGYFPKEELYSLRNLGSRLQGHPHRESLPGLETTSGPLGSGLSQAIGMALAGKLDNKKYDVFCLCSDGEIQEGNHWEAVMFAAKHKLNNLTMIIDRNNIQIDGFTEQVMPLEPLKEKYEAFNWHVLEIDGHNYQQIIDACNEAKAIFEKPVVIIAHTIPGKGIDFMEFDFEFHGKTPSPGETVEALRELRTLQGKLEED
- a CDS encoding 2-dehydropantoate 2-reductase, whose translation is MKIYIVGSGGVGGYLGAVLAKAGNEVVFLARGEHYQAIKTRGLEVKSVVGDFRVYPTQAVNSVKEISDPDLIIFAVKTYDTEGLAKQLAGVVNEKTAIITFQNGVGNDEQIKQYLNKAKIYPGVVYIISTKTRPGLIEQTGGLRKFIFGNRKNTENFELKEIEQIFKNAGVDTVLSGEIELELWRKFLFILPFSGMTAICRSPIGKVLADPITNNLYQKCLNEALSVAKVKGVKLEPGSFERIMDISKTTDPNSKSSLLVDIEKGRKTEIETLNGSLVKLAQELDIETPINELIYGAIKLWASAFS